A single region of the Marinobacter nanhaiticus D15-8W genome encodes:
- a CDS encoding YggS family pyridoxal phosphate-dependent enzyme: protein MGSIADNIGGVTRRIQKATKAANRPPESVRLLAVSKRKPPEDIRAAAAAGQLSFGENYVQEALEKMAALADLRNLEWHFIGPIQSNKTRDIAAHFDWVHSVDRLKIARRLSDQRPESKPPLNICLQVNVDNEDTKAGATLTSIPQLAEDVIQLPGLRLRGLMAIPDPDQSEASLRESFRALATALNQLREANPDAEGLDTLSMGMSDDMETAIEEGATIVRVGTALFGARDS from the coding sequence ATGGGCAGCATAGCAGACAATATTGGGGGCGTAACCCGACGCATACAAAAAGCAACAAAGGCCGCCAACCGGCCTCCTGAGAGCGTTCGACTCCTGGCTGTAAGCAAGCGAAAACCACCCGAGGACATTCGTGCGGCGGCAGCGGCAGGACAACTTTCGTTCGGCGAAAATTACGTGCAGGAGGCGCTGGAGAAGATGGCCGCCCTGGCCGACCTGCGCAATCTGGAATGGCACTTCATCGGCCCGATCCAGTCCAACAAGACGCGGGACATCGCCGCTCACTTCGACTGGGTCCACAGCGTCGACCGCCTCAAGATCGCCCGCCGCCTGAGCGACCAACGCCCCGAGAGTAAACCGCCGCTGAATATCTGCCTTCAGGTCAACGTCGACAACGAAGACACCAAGGCCGGTGCGACACTGACATCGATTCCCCAGTTGGCCGAAGACGTCATTCAGCTGCCAGGCCTGAGACTGAGGGGACTGATGGCCATACCCGACCCCGACCAGTCCGAGGCAAGCCTGCGAGAAAGCTTCCGCGCACTTGCAACGGCACTAAACCAACTGCGCGAGGCGAACCCCGACGCCGAAGGTCTCGACACCCTGTCGATGGGTATGAGCGACGACATGGAGACGGCGATTGAGGAAGGTGCCACCATCGTGCGTGTCGGCACAGCACTGTTTGGTGCCCGCGATAGCTAG
- the proC gene encoding pyrroline-5-carboxylate reductase codes for MSTSQTIAFIGAGNMASAIIGGMLENGYNADNIWVSAPDDDHLQKIRNRFGVSVTTDNRHCAQQADIIVLAVKPQVMRAVCQDIAPVVQNTRPLMVSIAAGLESATLDQWLGGGLPVVRVMPNTPSLVGKGAAGLYATDEVGSEQRDAVTAIFESIGVAVWVDNEDLLHSVTALSGSGPAYFFLILEALEEAAISNGLDAMTARQLAIQTMAGAAEMAARGPDEPAQLKRNVMSPGGTTEQAIKTFEEGGLRELVQKAGQAAFKRSGELAKELSKDE; via the coding sequence GTGAGCACATCCCAGACGATTGCATTCATTGGTGCCGGCAACATGGCGAGCGCCATTATTGGCGGCATGCTCGAGAACGGTTACAACGCCGATAATATCTGGGTCAGCGCCCCAGACGATGATCACCTGCAGAAAATCCGCAATCGCTTCGGCGTCAGCGTCACCACCGACAACCGCCATTGCGCCCAGCAAGCCGACATCATCGTGCTCGCAGTCAAACCCCAGGTCATGCGGGCCGTCTGCCAGGACATCGCCCCAGTGGTGCAGAATACCCGGCCGCTAATGGTTTCAATCGCCGCCGGGCTGGAATCCGCCACCCTGGACCAGTGGCTTGGCGGCGGCCTACCGGTGGTACGCGTCATGCCCAACACGCCATCGCTGGTCGGCAAGGGCGCGGCCGGCCTCTACGCTACCGACGAAGTTGGTAGCGAGCAACGCGATGCAGTTACGGCCATTTTCGAAAGCATCGGTGTCGCGGTTTGGGTGGACAATGAGGACCTGCTGCACTCGGTCACCGCCCTGTCAGGCAGTGGCCCCGCCTACTTTTTCCTGATACTGGAAGCGCTGGAAGAAGCGGCCATCAGCAATGGCCTGGACGCAATGACCGCGCGCCAACTGGCGATCCAGACCATGGCCGGTGCCGCTGAAATGGCCGCGCGAGGGCCGGACGAGCCGGCGCAACTCAAACGCAACGTCATGTCCCCCGGCGGCACCACCGAACAGGCGATCAAGACCTTTGAGGAAGGCGGCCTGCGCGAACTGGTCCAGAAGGCCGGCCAGGCCGCTTTCAAACGCTCAGGCGAACTCGCCAAAGAATTGAGCAAAGACGAGTAA
- a CDS encoding YggT family protein: protein MLAQILITTLQILSTFYLTIVLLRFLLQLARADFYNPISQFVVKATNPPLRPLRKVIPGWGGIDGASLVLAIIIQTITFLLILIALNNGLPAINPLTLLAWSVVTVLGLIVKIYFWSVLAIVIISWIAPGSPHPAIQLIGQLTEPVMRPVRNVMPAVGGLDLSPIVVFLILNVVSIVIEHMARGVGLGNIGVAL from the coding sequence ATGCTGGCGCAGATTCTGATTACGACGTTACAGATTCTATCGACCTTCTACCTCACCATCGTCCTGCTGCGCTTCCTGTTGCAACTGGCACGGGCGGACTTCTATAACCCCATCAGCCAGTTCGTGGTCAAGGCCACCAACCCGCCCCTGCGTCCGCTACGCAAGGTGATTCCGGGTTGGGGCGGCATTGATGGCGCCTCACTCGTGCTTGCGATCATCATCCAAACCATCACCTTCCTGCTGATCCTGATCGCCCTGAACAATGGCCTGCCGGCCATCAATCCGCTGACCTTGCTGGCCTGGTCGGTGGTGACCGTCCTGGGGCTGATCGTTAAGATCTACTTCTGGTCGGTGCTGGCCATTGTCATTATCAGTTGGATTGCACCCGGCAGCCCACACCCCGCGATCCAGTTGATTGGCCAACTCACCGAACCGGTGATGCGTCCAGTCCGCAACGTCATGCCGGCGGTTGGCGGACTGGATCTCTCGCCGATCGTGGTGTTCCTGATCCTCAACGTCGTGTCCATCGTGATCGAACATATGGCCCGAGGCGTCGGCCTCGGCAATATCGGCGTCGCTCTTTGA